TTTCTTTGTCAAAAGTATCTTCGATTATAGCATCTCAAAATTTAGAACTTTCAGCTGGCAATATATTAGAGAATAATTTGGAATATTTGGTTCAAGTTTCTGGAAAATTCAAATCAATTGAAGAAATAGGCAATGTGGTTATAGCTTATAAGATACCTGACAATTCTTCTGGCATAAATTTATCTCCTATTGAGATAAAACTTAAAGATATTGCTAATATTAAAACTGATTTTGAAGATTTGTCAGAATATGTTGAATATAATGGGTTGCCTTCAATTTCTTTATCGGTTCAAAAACGTAGTGATGCTAATTCTATTACAGTTTCTAATGTTGTTACGGGTGAAATAGAAAAATTGAAATTATCTATGCCTAAAGATATGAGATTAGAAATTGCTTCTGATAGCACTAATTTTATTAAAGCGTCCATTTCAACAGTTGTAAGTTCAGCCTATTTTGGGGCCATGCTTGCAATATTTGTTATTTTTTTCTTTCTCAGAAGCTTTAGGGCCACAATAATTATTGGAATTTCTATTCCAATAGCAATTGTTTTGACCTTTTGTTTAATGTATTTTGTAAATATTTCTCTTAATATTATGAGTCTTGCAGGTCTTGCTCTTGGGATTGGGATGGTTGTTGACTGTTCAATTGTTGTAATAGACAACATATATAAATATAGGCAAAAAGGAGCAAAGCTTATTTCATCTTCCATACTTGGAGCTCAAGAGATGATGATGCCTATTACATCTTCAACTTTTACTTCCATTTGTGTTTTTGGCCCATTTCTTATTTTTAAATCAGAACTTGGAGTGTATGGAGATTTTTTTAAAGACTTTTCATTTACGATCGTTATTTCTTTAGGAGTTTCTCTTTTAGTTGCGATTTTTTTGGTTCCCGTTTTATCAAGCCATTATGTTGGTTTATACACAAGTTTTCAAAAAAATATTAAGAGTACTTTTATTAGGAAAATTGACGCTTTTTTTGCTAGTATTTATTATTTTTTAGAATTTTTGTATATCAATTTATTAAATATGGTTTTAAATCACAAATTGATTTTTGGGCTGATTGTTTTTTTTAGTTTTATTGGCAGTTTGTTTTTAGGATTATTGCTAGATGTGACAACTTTTGATAGGGGAAAAGAGAATTCAATTGTTATTAATTTAAATTTTCCTCATAAAACTAGTTTGGAATATGCAAAATTTTATTCTAACAGATTTTTAGAAATTGTAAAAAGTGAGGCTAAAGGATATAAAAGCATTATTTCTACTTTGGATGCTGACAGGATAACTTTCAACGTATTGTTTCCACTTAAGGAAGAGTCAAAAGATAAGTTGATTAAAAGTATAGATTACGATGCTATTAAGTATAAAATTATGGACCGTATTGGAAATCTTTATCCCGAATTTAATATTGAGCCTTCTAGTGGTAATGCTTTAGGCGGTGGAGATTCTATTAAAATTAAAATTTCAGGGAATGATTTTGAATATATGAAAGATTATGGAAAAATTTTAGTTTCTATGTTAAAAAAGGAAATTCCTGAACTTGTAAATCCAAGACTTAGTATAAATGATGCTCAACTTCAAATTGGTGTTGAGATAGACAGAGCGTTAGTTTACAATTATGGCATTGACATGAATACCATTTTAAATGAGCTAAAGGCCAATGTTAATGGTGTTATTGCTGGGCAATATGTAGAGAATGGGCTTAATTATGATATTGTTCTTAAGCTTGATAGAATGGATGTTAAAAATTTAAAAGATTTGGAAAAAATATTTATTATAAATTCATCTGGAGTTAAAATTCCTTTTTCCTCAATAGCTACCTTTGAAAAAACCAATAAAGCCGAATCTATTTACAGAGAAAATCAAGCTTTAACTATTTATCTTAATGCAGGTATTTCTCCAAATGATAATTTAACTCAAGTAACTGCAAAAGTTGTAGATTTTATTAATAATAAGGTGCCGCATAAAGAGGGGACAGTGCTTAAGGTTGAAGGAGAATATAATGAATTTTCAAATATTATGAATCAGTTTAAAATAATCATTATGATGGCTATTGTTGTTGTGTTTGGCATTATGGCTTCTCAATTTGAATCTTTTTTAAAACCCTTTATTATTATTTTTACAATTCCTTTAACAGCAATAGGGGTTGTACTCATACATTTTCTTGCAGGAGAAAAACTTTCTATTTTTGCTGCAATTGGAATGCTTATGCTTGTTGGTGTTGTGGTAAATACAGGAATTGTTCTTGTAGACTATACCGGTTTATTAATCAAGAGAGGATTTGGCCTAAGAGAAGCAATTGTTGAATCTTGTCGTTCAAGGTTTAGGCCAATTTTAATGTCTTCTTTGACTTCAATAATAGGTCTTATTCCTATGGCATTTTCTAGTGGAAGTGGAAATGAACTTTTAAAGCCAATTGCATTCACTTTTATTGGCGGAATGACGGCTAGCACATTTCTTACTTTGTTTTTTATCCCCATGCTTTTTGAAGTTTTTTCCAATATTGTTTCAAGCTTTAAATTTAAGTTAAAAAGAGTGATGTCTAATGTAGATGTTGAAAAATCATTCAAAATTAATAATTCGACTAAAAGTAGTTATAATAATCTATTTGAAGAAGATGGGGATTGATATGACTAAATTTTATAGGTATAGGATTGAAATAATTTCCAACTTATCTTTAGAGCTTGATATTTTTGAATGTATGGAAAAAATAGAGCAAGAGTTGGGAGAGCTTATATATTATTCTAAGATAGAAAATGTTTATGGAAAAGGCAGAAAGGGGGAAAAGCACGGTAACGGTGTTTGGCCGGAAGAAAATTTTATTCTGATTATTTATACCTCTAATCAATCTATTGTTAATAGATTGAAGGATATTGTAGATGATTTGAATCGTTCTTACCCTACGGAGGGGATTAATTTTTTTGTTTTGGGTAATTGATGTTTAAGGGTAGCATTTTATATGCTGTTTTGGGTAACAAATTTTTGAATAATAGAAATTATATTTTAAGATTTGGTCGTAAAAATATAATTTCTAAAGATGATCAATATTTTCTGTTAAGTTTTTAAAATTTTTACTTAGTAGAATATTCTATTTATTCAAGAGTGTCTAATATTTTTTTGAAGTATTAATATAAGAAGTATAGGGTAATAATTTCAAAATAAACAATATTTCTTGTATTTCTAAAGAAAAATAAGGAGATTTTTCAACAAGAGTGTTTGATTATCTTAAAAGGGGATAAAATAGATCTTAATATTATTTTTATATTTGTAAAAATAATTCGATGATATTTGATTTTTTGGGTTTTTATTCTTATTGGCCTTCTGTATGTTTTTTACAGTGGGAGGAGGCTATATAAATATTTTTTTATGAATATGATATAATAAACCATATTAATGGTCTTGAAAGGAGGGTTGTATGTCAATAGCAAAGGCATTCTTTGAAGTGGCTGAT
This portion of the Borreliella afzelii genome encodes:
- a CDS encoding efflux RND transporter permease subunit, producing MLVKRIVGKPITMLILFSLLMMISLYTFSRLKVDLLPGIDIPQISINTVYPGASPKEVEESVSRVLESGLSSLKNLKNIYSISSKENSTVSLEFYHGTDLDLVLNEIRDALELVKSSLPSRAQTPRIFRYNLKNIPVMEIVINSVRPVSELKRYADEIIKPGLERLDGVAIVTVNGGSKKRVLIEVSQNRLESYGLSLSKVSSIIASQNLELSAGNILENNLEYLVQVSGKFKSIEEIGNVVIAYKIPDNSSGINLSPIEIKLKDIANIKTDFEDLSEYVEYNGLPSISLSVQKRSDANSITVSNVVTGEIEKLKLSMPKDMRLEIASDSTNFIKASISTVVSSAYFGAMLAIFVIFFFLRSFRATIIIGISIPIAIVLTFCLMYFVNISLNIMSLAGLALGIGMVVDCSIVVIDNIYKYRQKGAKLISSSILGAQEMMMPITSSTFTSICVFGPFLIFKSELGVYGDFFKDFSFTIVISLGVSLLVAIFLVPVLSSHYVGLYTSFQKNIKSTFIRKIDAFFASIYYFLEFLYINLLNMVLNHKLIFGLIVFFSFIGSLFLGLLLDVTTFDRGKENSIVINLNFPHKTSLEYAKFYSNRFLEIVKSEAKGYKSIISTLDADRITFNVLFPLKEESKDKLIKSIDYDAIKYKIMDRIGNLYPEFNIEPSSGNALGGGDSIKIKISGNDFEYMKDYGKILVSMLKKEIPELVNPRLSINDAQLQIGVEIDRALVYNYGIDMNTILNELKANVNGVIAGQYVENGLNYDIVLKLDRMDVKNLKDLEKIFIINSSGVKIPFSSIATFEKTNKAESIYRENQALTIYLNAGISPNDNLTQVTAKVVDFINNKVPHKEGTVLKVEGEYNEFSNIMNQFKIIIMMAIVVVFGIMASQFESFLKPFIIIFTIPLTAIGVVLIHFLAGEKLSIFAAIGMLMLVGVVVNTGIVLVDYTGLLIKRGFGLREAIVESCRSRFRPILMSSLTSIIGLIPMAFSSGSGNELLKPIAFTFIGGMTASTFLTLFFIPMLFEVFSNIVSSFKFKLKRVMSNVDVEKSFKINNSTKSSYNNLFEEDGD
- a CDS encoding PG0541 family transporter-associated protein, which encodes MTKFYRYRIEIISNLSLELDIFECMEKIEQELGELIYYSKIENVYGKGRKGEKHGNGVWPEENFILIIYTSNQSIVNRLKDIVDDLNRSYPTEGINFFVLGN